A segment of the Bacillus licheniformis DSM 13 = ATCC 14580 genome:
TGAGTTTAGTGAGCCGACAGACGGATTCGTCGAAGCAAGTACATCATTGCCGGTTCTTGTTCGTACAGTGCCGGGAGAAATTGAATTGCCAGACGACTTTATCCAATCAGCTAATGAAATTCTATTCGAAAAACCGGGCGAGACTACAGGCGGATTCGAGAAAAGAAAGCAGCCCACTTCTACTCCCTGAGGCGCCCCAAAATCTACAGTATACAGCTACAACTAATAGCGTGACCGTGGATTGGAAGGCTGTAGATGGGGCGACTTCATACAAGGTATACAGGGGATCGGAAAAAGTATTCTACAAAGAAGTGACAGAACCAAAATGCACGCTCACAGACATTACGCCGGATACTAAGCTCACAGTGAATGTGACGGCCGTTAACGAGGTGGGAGAATCGCCTATGAGTCAGATAGAAACACGTACAGAGCCAGAAACAAGTGGCTCATAAAAAAAACGATTCAAAATAAAGATACAGGGCATCCTTCCGGGTGCCCTTTTTTATAGGAGGAATATGACATGCCAACATTAGAAATCGAAGGAAAACAATATGAAGCACGCTGTGATTTCAAATTCGAAAGGACAGCGGAAGAAAAATATAACGAAAAAGACGAGAGCGGAAACAAACAAGGCGGCTTACGAAATGTATATCTCGGCCTACTTGAGCAACGCAGTTCACTTTACTTAATCCGGTTCTGGGATTGTGCACTTTCTCACTTGAAAGATAAAAAGCCATCTGTTGAAAAAATCGAAGAAGCGCTCGCGAAAGTTATTGAGGATGAAGGCGCAAAAGGTGCCGAAAGACTTTACAAAGAAGCGTTTCAGGCGGTGGATCAATCCGGTTTTTTCGCAGTTCAAGTAAAGAGAATCTGGCAAGACTTCGACGTTCTCAAGAAGGAGATCAAACAGAGAGTCGGGGAGACGGAAGCGGAATTCCTGAAACGGAAGCAGGAGCGCGAGGACGCCAAGGAAATGATGGCGGAACTCGAAAAACTAAGGAAAGAGATGAACAAGTAAACTATGACGCAGTTATTTTGAATGCTGCTCGTTATCTTAATATACATGATCCGGAGCTTATACTTTCGTGGACACCACACGAGTATAAGCTCTTTTTAAAAGGCGCGCAATATCGGCAGATCGATGAAATGGAATTGTTGACGAAGAACGCCCTATTCCATCGATACGCTTTGAATAAAAAAGGGCGTGTGACCCCTAAAAAGATGTTTGACGCTGACAAAGCCCGGAAGATGGTGGCCAACGAGGAAGACGGCTGGCGCAATGCGCGGAGCCTTGGCGTTAACCCTAATGCCCTAAAACGCGCGACAGATGCCCTTAAAACGATCACCCTTCCGGATTTCAATAAGAAAGGGGGTTAAGGCTATGATCGAACGCCTCACAGCGATTGTCGATGCGGAAATAGGCAAATTTAAGCGCAAAATGGGCGAAGTTAAGGCGTTAGCCCGAAGCATCCCGAATAGAATCAGCGTAACTGTTAAAGAAAATTTTAAAGAGGCCGAGCGGCGGCTGGGCGTTTTCGAAAACAGGATGGCGCGGCTTAGCAGGGTGATAAACGACTTTCAGACTGTGTTTGGAAACGCCTTTAGCGGCATGAAAATGTCGATATTCCCGGCTCTTGTGCCGGCGATAGCGTCATTAACGGCGGCTTTGGGGTCATTAGGGCCGGTCATCGGCGTGGCTTCCGGCGGCCTTATGGGGCTAGCGAGTTCATTCGGGACAGCGGCGGCAGGTGCCGGAGCGTTTGGAGCTTTAGCCATTTCCAATATTAGCGGGGTTTTCAAAGCGTCTTCCGACCTGGCGAAGCTCCAGCAAAAGCTGGACGAAACAACAGACCTGAAAGAGCGTGCCAAGATCATGGAGAAGATCAAGGCGATTCAGGAAAGTCTTGGCGCAGAAGAACGGAAGGCGCTCGACACCTTGGAGGACTTCAAAGCAAACTGGCGCGAGATAGCTCAAGAAACGCAAAAACCGATCTTGAAGACATTCACAAACTCTTTGAATAGCTTCAAATCCGTTCTTAACACACTGCGGCCGATGTTTAAATCTGTCGCGGCGGCTGGCCTTGAACTATCCGAGAGCTTCCAAAAGTCTTTGAATGCTCCCGATGTACAGAAGTTTTTCGATTATATGAATAAAAACGCAGGCCCGCAATTCGCCACGACAGTAAAAACGATGGGGAACTACTTGCGCGGCTTTTTGAATTTGCTGGTTGCTTTTGGACCATTGGGGCAACAAATGTCACAAAGTATGTTGAAATCGTCCGAAGCATTCGCGAAATGGACGGCAAGTCTCTCAGGCTCAGATAAATTTAAGTCGTTTATCCAATACGTTCAGCAAAACGGCCCTAAGCTGCTGACGATCCTTAAAAACATCGGATCGGGATTAATCGGAATGTTTACAGCGTTCGCGCCGATGAGTGCGGACATGCTGACCGGTCTTGTAAATCTTACAGCGCGCTTTAAAGAATGGGGAAACAGCCTGAGCGAATCGAAAGGCTTCCAAGAATTTATCAATTACGTGCGACAAAACACACCGACAGTGCTGTCACTGATCGGGCAACTAAGGGACTTGATTGTTAACTTAGGTGTCGGCATGGCTCCGTTGGGTTCGCAAATCCTGCAAATGGTCACAGGGTTCTTGAAATTCACTAATTCGATGATGGAAACAAACCCTATTATCGGTCAAATGATCGGTTATCTCATTACATTCGGCGGCCTGTTCAGAGCGTTAACGCCTTTAACTGTCGCTTTTTCAGCAGCTTTTAAATGGAAAGATGCAATAAGCACGGTGAAAAAATTAGGGACGGCGATAAAGTGGATTGGCTCAGTCATTGGGATGGTCGGAAAAGCATTTTTGACCAATCCTATTTTAATGGTTGTGGCAGCCATTGCGGCAGCGGCTTATCTGATCATCACGAACTGGAAACCGATATCCGAGTTCTTTGTGAATTTGTGGGAAGGAATCAAAACAAACGCGATAGCGGCGTGGAATTCAATATCTGAGTTCTTTTCCGGCCTTTGGTCTGGAATAGTCGAACTTGCGTCAACAGCATGGGGCAGCCTGACGTCGTTCTTCTCAAGATTATGGTCAGGAATCACCACGACAGCACAAGCAGCATGGACTGGATTCATGAATTTAGTAAAGCCAATTTGGGACGGAATTGTCGCGGTTTTCGGCCCGACTTTTAACGTCATAGTCACAACGTTGTCAAACATCTGGAACACGGTATCTAGCACGGTATCGTCCGTGTGGAATACGATCAAAACAACGCTGATCGGCGTCGTCACGAGCATTGTGGACGGTGTGAAAAATCATTTTTCGATTTTGTCCCAAACTCTTTCCGGCATCTGGAACGGAATTACTAGCATCGCAAAAGGCGCATGGCAAGTCTTAAAAAATGCGATCCTCGGCCCGGTTCTGCTTGTCATCGACCTTGTGCAAGGCGATTTTAAAGGATTCGCAAACCATTTAAAGCAAATCTGGACAAACATCAGCAACGGGGCAAAGCAAATCTGGAACGGGATCAAAACGGTTGTGTCATCACTCGTTAAAGGTTTAGTCAACGCTGTTAAAAATTATTGGAATACAGCCAAGACTGTAACGACAACAATCTTTAACGGGATCAAAAGCGTCCTTAGCTCAATCTGGAACGGTATAAAAAATACCGTGGTGAATCTCGCCAAAGGGCTGTGGAACGCAGTCAAAACCACTTGGAACACGTTCAAGACTGTAACGACAACCATTTTTAATGCAGTCAAAACCGTCCTGACAACCGTCTGGAATGCGGCGAAGTCAGTCGTCATAAATGCGGCAAAAAACATCTGGTCGAGCGTCAGGAATAACTTCAACAACATGAAGAATGTTGTTACAACCGTCATGAAGAATGTCAAAACCACGATCCAAAACCTTTGGAATAACGCCGTTAAATTCTTGAAGGGGATCGATCTGAAACAGATCGGAAAGAACATCATTCAAGGATTGATTAACGGTATCGGAAGTATGGCAAATGCCGTCTGGCGGAAAGTCGGCGACATCGCGGACGGGGTTAA
Coding sequences within it:
- a CDS encoding phage tail protein; the protein is MIERLTAIVDAEIGKFKRKMGEVKALARSIPNRISVTVKENFKEAERRLGVFENRMARLSRVINDFQTVFGNAFSGMKMSIFPALVPAIASLTAALGSLGPVIGVASGGLMGLASSFGTAAAGAGAFGALAISNISGVFKASSDLAKLQQKLDETTDLKERAKIMEKIKAIQESLGAEERKALDTLEDFKANWREIAQETQKPILKTFTNSLNSFKSVLNTLRPMFKSVAAAGLELSESFQKSLNAPDVQKFFDYMNKNAGPQFATTVKTMGNYLRGFLNLLVAFGPLGQQMSQSMLKSSEAFAKWTASLSGSDKFKSFIQYVQQNGPKLLTILKNIGSGLIGMFTAFAPMSADMLTGLVNLTARFKEWGNSLSESKGFQEFINYVRQNTPTVLSLIGQLRDLIVNLGVGMAPLGSQILQMVTGFLKFTNSMMETNPIIGQMIGYLITFGGLFRALTPLTVAFSAAFKWKDAISTVKKLGTAIKWIGSVIGMVGKAFLTNPILMVVAAIAAAAYLIITNWKPISEFFVNLWEGIKTNAIAAWNSISEFFSGLWSGIVELASTAWGSLTSFFSRLWSGITTTAQAAWTGFMNLVKPIWDGIVAVFGPTFNVIVTTLSNIWNTVSSTVSSVWNTIKTTLIGVVTSIVDGVKNHFSILSQTLSGIWNGITSIAKGAWQVLKNAILGPVLLVIDLVQGDFKGFANHLKQIWTNISNGAKQIWNGIKTVVSSLVKGLVNAVKNYWNTAKTVTTTIFNGIKSVLSSIWNGIKNTVVNLAKGLWNAVKTTWNTFKTVTTTIFNAVKTVLTTVWNAAKSVVINAAKNIWSSVRNNFNNMKNVVTTVMKNVKTTIQNLWNNAVKFLKGIDLKQIGKNIIQGLINGIGSMANAVWRKVGDIADGVKKKITGLLNIHSPSRWMRDHVGKMIPAGVAVGIDKAGGLVEKATQKLAQLTMFTPDQTTFAYDTALSSGTLNDVRGQIEAEVSDFEISDRPIIIEMDGREVGRGTYKYVKEFQSREDGRRTTINR
- a CDS encoding fibronectin type III domain-containing protein; protein product: MKFYSKNRARLQADSRKESSPLLLPEAPQNLQYTATTNSVTVDWKAVDGATSYKVYRGSEKVFYKEVTEPKCTLTDITPDTKLTVNVTAVNEVGESPMSQIETRTEPETSGS
- a CDS encoding tail assembly chaperone; this encodes MPTLEIEGKQYEARCDFKFERTAEEKYNEKDESGNKQGGLRNVYLGLLEQRSSLYLIRFWDCALSHLKDKKPSVEKIEEALAKVIEDEGAKGAERLYKEAFQAVDQSGFFAVQVKRIWQDFDVLKKEIKQRVGETEAEFLKRKQEREDAKEMMAELEKLRKEMNK